In a single window of the Dinghuibacter silviterrae genome:
- a CDS encoding MotA/TolQ/ExbB proton channel family protein, whose amino-acid sequence MTPILLQLTGDSVRKITDSLAHAQATAAPAQTMNVIDLLIKGGWMMVPLGLLSLIAVFVFFERYFYIRKVSKSDDNFMNIIRDHIINGNVQAARSLAKNTANPVARVIDKGIQRIGKPIDAIENSMENIGNLEIYKMEQNLGILSVIARIAPMFGFLGTIVGMIQLFYEITSTGVYDLTTIAGGIYVKMITSASGLIIGLLAFVGYSFLHTQIDKCANKMERASSDFIDILQEPTR is encoded by the coding sequence ATGACCCCTATTTTGCTTCAATTGACCGGTGATTCTGTCCGTAAAATAACCGATTCCCTTGCCCACGCCCAGGCGACCGCTGCCCCTGCCCAAACGATGAACGTGATCGACCTGCTGATCAAGGGCGGATGGATGATGGTGCCCCTGGGTCTTTTGAGCCTTATAGCGGTATTCGTTTTCTTCGAGCGGTATTTCTATATCCGCAAGGTGTCCAAGTCGGACGACAATTTCATGAACATCATCCGCGACCACATCATCAACGGGAACGTCCAGGCGGCGCGCAGCCTCGCCAAAAATACGGCAAACCCGGTCGCGCGGGTGATCGACAAGGGGATACAGCGGATCGGAAAACCCATCGACGCGATCGAGAACAGCATGGAGAATATCGGGAACCTGGAGATCTACAAGATGGAACAAAACCTCGGCATCCTGAGCGTCATCGCCCGGATCGCACCGATGTTTGGATTTCTGGGGACGATCGTCGGGATGATCCAATTGTTTTACGAGATTACATCGACAGGGGTATACGACCTGACCACCATTGCCGGTGGTATTTATGTCAAAATGATCACCAGCGCCTCCGGTCTGATCATCGGCCTGCTGGCATTTGTGGGCTACAGCTTTCTCCATACGCAGATCGACAAATGCGCCAATAAGATGGAGCGCGCCAGCTCCGACTTTATCGATATTTTACAAGAACCCACCCGATAA